The Balaenoptera acutorostrata chromosome 15, mBalAcu1.1, whole genome shotgun sequence genome contains a region encoding:
- the RABGEF1 gene encoding rab5 GDP/GTP exchange factor isoform X5 — MVVVTGREPDSRRPDGAMSSSDAEDDFLEPATPTATQAGHALPLLPQEFPEVVPLNIGGAHFTTRLSTLRRYEDTMLAAMFSGRHYIPTDAEGRYFIDRDGAHFGDVLNFLRSGDLPPRERVRAVYKEAQYYAIGPLLEQLENMQPLKGEKVRQAFLGLMPYYKDHLERIVEIARLRAVQRKARFAKLKVCVFKEEMPITPYECPLLSSLRFERSESDGQLFEHHCEVDVSFGPWEAVADVYDLLHCLVTDLSAQGLTVDHQCIGVCDKHLINHYYCKRPIYEFKITWWGHGFKPWSGKIPHAAEQLGP, encoded by the exons ATGGTGGTAGTCACGGGGCGGGAGCCAGACAGCCGTCGCCCGGACGGTGCCATGTCCAGCTCCGACGCCGAAGACGACTTTCTGGAGCCGGCCACCCCGACAGCCACGCAGGCGGGGCACGCACTGCCTCTCCTGCCGCAGGAG TTCCCTGAGGTTGTCCCCCTTAACATCGGAGGGGCTCACTTCACCACACGCCTGTCCACCTTGCGGCGCTACGAGGACACCATGCTGGCGGCCATGTTCAGCGGGCGGCACTACATCCCCACGGATGCCGAGGGCCGCTACTTCATTGATCGGGACGGTGCGCACTTCGG AGATGTGCTGAATTTCCTGCGCTCGGGGGACCTGCCGCCCCGGGAGCGCGTGCGGGCCGTGTACAAAGAGGCCCAGTACTATGCCATCGGGCCCCTCCTGGAGCAGCTGGAGAACATGCAGCCACTGAAGGGGGAGAAAGTGCGCCAGGCGTTTCTGGGACTCATGCCCTATTACAAAG ACCATTTGGAGCGGATTGTGGAGATTGCCCGACTGCGCGCTGTCCAGCGGAAGGCCCGCTTTGCCAAGCTCAAGGTCTGTGTCTTCAAGGAGGAGATGCCCATCACCCCCTACGAGTGTCCGCTTCTCAGCTCCCTGCGCTTCGAGCGGAGCGAGAGTGACGGGCAGCTCTTCGAGCACCACTGCGAAGTGGATGTGTCCTTCGGGCCCTGGGAGGCCGTGGCTGACGTTTATGACCTGCTGCACTGCCTGGTCACGGACCTCTCGGCCCAGGGCCTCACCGTGGACCACCAGTGCATCGGGGTGTGTGACAAGCACCTCATCAACCACTACTACTGCAAGCGCCCCATCTATGAGTTCAAGATCACGTGGTG gggacacgggttcaagccctggtctgggaagatcccacatgccgcggagcaactgggcccgtga